A section of the Thermodesulfovibrionales bacterium genome encodes:
- the aroF gene encoding 3-deoxy-7-phosphoheptulonate synthase: protein MDIIVLKPGATEEALRHLVKKLESKGLQANVSRGTERTIIGVIGDTSKVTEDEEDAIRAMTGVENVMRIIKPFKLASREFKSDNTVIDVRGRAIGGKKIPVIAGPCSVENKTMIVSIAEEVKEAGALFIRGGAYKPRTSPYAFQGLGEEGLQYLADARAKTGLPIVTELMDPRDLDVMVRYTDIIQIGARNMQNFRLLLEVGTVKKPVLLKRGLSSTIKEWLMSAEYIMSKGNHEVILCERGIRTFETATRNTLDLSAVPVLKALTHLPVVVDPSHGVGKWDLVAPMAKAAVAAGADGLLIEVHANPEEAMSDGEQSLKPDAFRTLMAELKPIAAAVGREI, encoded by the coding sequence ATGGACATTATTGTATTAAAGCCCGGCGCAACAGAAGAAGCGTTACGGCACCTGGTTAAGAAATTAGAGAGCAAGGGGCTCCAGGCGAACGTGTCGAGGGGCACGGAACGGACGATCATCGGGGTCATCGGCGACACTTCGAAGGTCACGGAGGACGAGGAAGACGCCATCCGTGCGATGACCGGTGTCGAGAATGTGATGCGCATCATCAAGCCCTTCAAGCTGGCGAGCAGGGAGTTCAAGTCCGACAACACCGTCATCGATGTCAGGGGAAGAGCGATCGGGGGAAAGAAGATTCCCGTTATCGCAGGGCCCTGTTCCGTGGAGAACAAGACGATGATCGTGAGCATCGCGGAAGAGGTGAAAGAGGCGGGTGCCCTTTTCATCAGGGGCGGCGCATACAAGCCGCGGACATCCCCCTACGCCTTTCAGGGACTCGGTGAAGAGGGACTCCAGTATCTGGCAGATGCACGGGCAAAGACCGGCCTCCCGATCGTGACGGAACTCATGGACCCGAGGGACCTCGATGTCATGGTCAGGTATACCGATATCATCCAGATCGGCGCGCGGAATATGCAGAACTTCAGGCTCCTCCTCGAGGTCGGCACGGTGAAGAAGCCGGTCCTTTTGAAGCGAGGCCTCTCTTCCACGATTAAGGAATGGCTCATGTCGGCCGAATATATTATGTCAAAGGGCAACCATGAGGTTATCCTTTGCGAAAGAGGCATCAGGACGTTCGAGACCGCGACGCGGAATACGCTCGATCTGAGCGCAGTCCCGGTCTTAAAGGCGCTCACCCACCTGCCTGTCGTTGTCGATCCCAGTCATGGAGTCGGGAAATGGGACCTTGTTGCGCCTATGGCAAAGGCGGCCGTGGCTGCAGGGGCTGACGGTCTTCTCATTGAGGTGCATGCAAACCCTGAAGAGGCGATGTCAGACGGGGAACAGTCCCTGAAGCCGGATGCCTTCAGGACATTGATGGCTGAGCTGAAGCCGATAGCCGCTGCGGTCGGCAGGGAGATATAG